TTCCTTGATGATTTTATAGTCGATGCTGTTGAAGCTAATGGTTTGCGTTGCGGTGGTGGTGGGCGAGCGAACGAGATAAACCTAGTGGTTGAACTTGGCCGCTTGAAAGATGATCCCGAAGCGAGATTTCGGATGGTGACTGCCTGGTTGGACGCTCGTCCAGATGTTGTGGCTTATAAGGCAGGTCGTCTCTTTGATCTTTGGCACGAGGACGTTGACGATATGGAAGGCGCGCATGAAGCCTGATCCCGTCGAATATGAAATCACAGACCACGCCGAGTTCGAAATTCAGAGGCGAGGTATTCCGCTGGACATGGTGCGAGCGATCGTGCACAAACCGGAACAGCGCTTGATGGTACGTGAGGGGCGAGAGGTATTTCAGTCTCGCGTACAGATGAGTGGCAAGAGATATCTCATCAGAGTGTTCGTGGATACCGATCGCGCTCCTGCTGAAGTGGTGACAGTCTACCGTACCAGCAAGATTGGCAAGTATTGGAGGTGACCGCGATGAAAGTTACCTATGATCCCAAAACCGACACACTGAGCATGATTCTCAAAGAGAGAACGCCGGTTGCCGAAAGCGACGAAGACAAGCCCGGCGTCATTCTCGACTATGATGATGCTGGCAACCTGATATCGCTCGAAATCCTTGATGCTTCGTCCAGGGTGAGCGATATTCGCAAGATGGAATTCCAGATGGCGGCATAGCGGGAATCCTTAGCCGGCTTCACACAGCGGCGTGCCTTTACTGACAGGGAGCAGAGGGTGAGGGCAAAGGGAAGAGTGGGTT
The nucleotide sequence above comes from Dehalococcoidia bacterium. Encoded proteins:
- a CDS encoding DUF2283 domain-containing protein codes for the protein MKVTYDPKTDTLSMILKERTPVAESDEDKPGVILDYDDAGNLISLEILDASSRVSDIRKMEFQMAA
- a CDS encoding 50S ribosome-binding protein YggL → MMKKRLRKKKHLGEFREWGRQVFITLNSSEALDQFLDDFIVDAVEANGLRCGGGGRANEINLVVELGRLKDDPEARFRMVTAWLDARPDVVAYKAGRLFDLWHEDVDDMEGAHEA